AAAAGatgttttgataataatggTGCACAGTAGTCTCTCTCATAATACGATTTTTGAAAGTCTGTATAGGCTTTATACAAAAtactagttgttttttttttaaaatcagcGCGAAAGTCTTCATATGGGTACACTTCAGAATTTAAGTGAACCTTCAGGTTTTTTAGTTGACAGTCATCGAATCGCCCAGCgtcgttttcaatatttttttttcgatctgTTTGTAATCCAAACAGCACAAATCTCGGTTTTTCTAGCAAGCTGCTAGACTTTACCGTCCACGAATGAGAAGTATTTCTAGGAAGTATCGGGTACTCACACAAGTCCCAGGTTCTGAACGCGCACGATAGTGTTCTATGTGAATCTATTACTTTTATCagtcttaatttttctttatcacTGACTTTAATAATAGGCATTTTCCAAAGCACCTTAGTAAGttcaattgtaatttttgaactgTGTTCAGCGGCTTTTTTAGCGCCCTCGCCGACAACACGTATCGCATCGAGGTCGGTAGATGcacgatttaaaataagttgCTGATTacaattaagtaatattttcttatagtcTTCACAAAATCCGAATAAATGTTTTAGAGGGATACACCCGGCAAATACACCCTCACtcataaagtttttattatctTCACTATCCATGGCCGAGTCCCAAGCAGTGTTTTCCAACGTATTCAAATCGTTTGGCGTATACGAACAGTATGCTTTCAAACAAGACGAAACTCCgggtgtttttaatttttgtatttctatACCGTTTATTTCATAACGCATTTCGGAGAATAAAAATGCCAATCCATTATTTGAAAAACGAACCTCTGCAGTAGCAGCCTCGGTAGGCTTATTTACTTTTCCTTCGATGTAGATATAACTTTCACACGGTAAAGTGTACGCatccatatttaaaatacttatccTGATTTCGTCGTTATTTGATAAAGACATGTTTGAGTACGGAGTGAACGAATGATAAGCCATCTGCGTTATTTTACAATCGTCGACATACTCTGCCGTAACGTCTAAATACGAGTCGTCCATTATTGCAACGAGCggagaaaatttaaattatttttcgtgaGCTTGGTCCCGTTTTTTTTCGGCTTGGAAATAGTTTTTTTCGATGTTGACTTCTTAACGGTAGACGGTAAACTGACAGGTTTTTTGATTGTAgtggtttttatattaaacttgagCGCCATATCCGCGTACTATTTGTAAACGAACTGTTATTGGTTCGCCACGCAGATTAATTATACAATCGTTCTGGTCTTTTAACACGATATTTACTCTAGTTATCGATCTCGTGTTGAGAGCATAAAAAACTGGATGCCTAGGTacttcaatgattttatatcctGCAGGTACAGACGGGTAAAGCTCGTGTATTGTCTGGCTCGGCGCTCCGTCGCAGAATGAGCCGGTGGCCAAGTTGCACTCgacttttatattgtttattctcataatattaactatattttccgATTCGTAATTAGATCCAGTGacgtacacattatttttaaacccTAATAATTTAGCTATACTATTTTTAACTGACAAGTCTACGTCATGACTACACGACATAATACACTTTAATGTTCTACTGTCTGCTTTTAATTCAAACCGAGAGACATATTTTggtaacattttttgtataatactcGCCAATTGCTCCAACTCATACGTCCCCGTAGGTATAATTATGTCTTCGTTCTGCCCTATCTTATCACGGAAACCGATAGTATTACACCCAGGTTCGATGTTTGgtattgaattatttgtttgtaagcTCAAAAGACATATTTGTGCTGTGCTTTCTACTTCCAACGGTGGAAAAATGTCACATGACAATTCACTCGAGTTACCGTTTAATGTTATTGTgtacatgataaaaattttaagcaCAAGTGTCCACAGtttgtagtattatatttcTGTTCTCTACTATAGTTGAAATTGATATTGCAcccgtgaaaatatttttgtacttctAATGGAGGTGGTAGATTTCCAAAACTGTCATAATATTGAACTTGATTTCCGATTTTTTTATACGCTACCCAGTGAGTGCCTGCACCGTTTTCCGTATCCAAGTTTAAAATCGCTGATTCTATTCGTTTACGACGAACAGGTAACCTATCTCGAGTAAACACGCCGATGAAATGAGGTATTTTAATCAAACGAGCGATTTTTATAAGTTCGAAATCGTACAACGCTCTTCTGGGTAAcgtagttattagttttttttcgtttttcttgTTTTTGAACCCCCACCACTTTTAAATGGTGCGAGATTTAAACCTGATCCGATTTTATACGAGTTGCCTTTATACGGAGTAATGTATAATCCACCGCCCAAATGAGATTTcgaatttcttttaaattcacTGGCGATCTTTACAACGTTAGCAACGCCACCAGTCAGTGCTCCGAGTGCTGACAAACCGGCAAAAATCGGTATGAGAGGTAATACCCCGCCCTTTTTTGGAATTGAAATAATCCTTGgaactttagttttttttatttttgaatgtttttcGTGCTACGgttacacattttttacttaatttcatCAGGTTCTTTTCAccgatatttttctttaaagcGTTTTTAGCTGCTCTGATGGCCGCTTTAAACCCACATCCAGCCCCGATTTTACGTTTTGCTTTCATGGCGGTAGTCACGCCCCAAGCTACAGCTTTTTCTTTTAAACTAGAATCTTTAGACTTGAACCTATCCCAGGCTCGCTGCTCTAATATATAGTCAGCCTGGTTACGATCCGCGATAGAGTTACTATGGTCGTACGCGATATCGTGATCTCTACACGCAGTGTCCAAAGGGTTTATTCCTTTATCTCCACGAgctaaacgtttttttaaatttgtaccgGGACCACAATATTGGTAACCTAGagagaaatattattactaatataatataatatacgcatattatgATCTCACCAGGCACGTGAAGCTCTAgcggtaatttatttataagcgtGTTGATAAGTCCAGCGCCTTTATTATTGTTCTTTCTCCGACCGAGTGACATCGTGTACTGATCAAGTTCACAGTGTTACagggatatttattttaaaaaatgaaattcctCAAACAAGATATTCAACTCGCAGTTGAAAACGCGGACCCGCCTACTTCGTATAAAAAACAAAGACATGGAGCGCTTTTACCTAATACGATTAGATCACTTATCGTAGGCCCTTCAGGCTGtggtaaaactaatttaatattcacaTTATTAACACATATAAACGGTATACGATTTCACAACGTCtacatatattcaaaaacattggatcaatcaaaatataaattattgagcGATATTTTATCGGACATTGCcggaatacaattatttacgttCTACGAAAACGAGCAAGTTATTGAACCTGAAAAAGCTTTACCAAACTCTGTGTTTATTttcgatgatattattactgaAAACCAAAAGATTGCTAGAACTTACTTTTCCAGAGGTCGACATAATTTAATAgatgttttttatttagctCAGAGTTATTCAAAAGTACCTAAACAACTTTTGCGCGACAATGCTAATTTTATCGTACTATTTAAGCAAgatgatacaaatttaaagCACGTTTACATGGAACATTGCTCTGGTGATATGTCATATCCAGAGTTTAAAGACTTTTGTGCTTCATGCTGGCGTAAAGGGAGATTTGAGTTTATCGTCATAAACAAAGACTGCGAACGCGACAATGGTCGATATCGTCACGGATTCGATACGTTCGTCGTTATATAAActgatgtttttataaaaaacacttCATTCGCAAATATGTCGTCTAACAACGAAGTACTCGGAGAATTAATTAAAgccaaagaaaatattaaacgcAAGTATACTGCATTAAAACACGGAAAAGCTGATATTCATTCGATAGTAACAGAAACATTAAAACCAATTATCAAACCATTAAACGAGATTCATAATTCAACATCACAACCTCGGGACATAAgtgtcaaaaattgaaaaaaataatacagaaaattctaaagattttaaaataacgagCTGCTAGATTCATACAGCATAGACAAAACGTATGGTCCTAAATTACATTCNNNNNNNNNNNNNNNNNNNNNNNNNNNNNNNNNNNNNNNNNNNNNNNNNNNNNNNNNNNNNNNNNNNNNNNNNNNNNNNNNNNNNNNNNNNNNNNNNNNNNNNNNNNNNNNNNNNNNNNNNNNNNNNNNNNNNNNNNNNNNNNNNNNNNNNNNNNNNNNNNNNNNNNNNNNNNNNNNNNNNNNNNNNNNNNNNNNNNNNNNNNNNNNNNNNNNNNNNNNNNNNNNNNNNNNNNNNNNNNNNNNNNNNNNNNNNNNNNNNNNNNNNNNNNNNNNNNNNNNNNNNNNNNNNNNNNNNNNNNNNN
This Acyrthosiphon pisum isolate AL4f unplaced genomic scaffold, pea_aphid_22Mar2018_4r6ur Scaffold_21234;HRSCAF=23381, whole genome shotgun sequence DNA region includes the following protein-coding sequences:
- the LOC103308559 gene encoding uncharacterized protein LOC103308559 gives rise to the protein MDDSYLDVTAEYVDDCKITQMAYHSFTPYSNMSLSNNDEIRISILNMDAYTLPCESYIYIEGKVNKPTEAATAEVRFSNNGLAFLFSEMRYEINGIEIQKLKTPGVSSCLKAYCSYTPNDLNTLENTAWDSAMDSEDNKNFMSEGVFAGCIPLKHLFGFCEDYKKILLNCNQQLILNRASTDLDAIRVVGEGAKKAAEHSSKITIELTKVLWKMPIIKVSDKEKLRLIKVIDSHRTLSCAFRTWDLCEYPILPRNTSHSWTVKSSSLLEKPRFVLFGLQTDRKKNIENDAGRFDDCQLKNLKVHLNSEVYPYEDFRADFKKKTTSILYKAYTDFQKSYYERDYCAPLLSKHLFQNYVPIIVVDLSHQNDNVKSSTVDLRIEFETETAIPDKTAAYCLILHDQIVTYNPFSGDVRKL